In Vitis riparia cultivar Riparia Gloire de Montpellier isolate 1030 chromosome 19, EGFV_Vit.rip_1.0, whole genome shotgun sequence, the following proteins share a genomic window:
- the LOC117909018 gene encoding probable sodium/metabolite cotransporter BASS1, chloroplastic, translating into LSFLAPFRCGISSYGYSDSGGRGLRGWIEVVGEALSTAFPVWVALGCLLGLVRPSSFNWVQPKWTILGLILTMLGMGMTLTFDDLRGALAMPKELVAGFVLQYSVMPLSGFFVSKLLQLPSHYAAGLILVGCCPGGTASNIVTYIARGNVALSVLMTAASTLSAVVMTPFLTAKLAGQFVAVDAVGLLMSTLQVVLLPVLGGAFLNQYFQRLVKFVSPVMPTIAVVTVAVLCGNAIAQNASAILMSGRQVVLAAALLHASGFFFGYILSRILGLDVSSSRTISIEVGMQNSVLGVVLATQHFGNPLTAVPCAVSSVCHSVFGSVLAGIWRRSPPVKVQD; encoded by the exons CTCTCTTTTCTTGCTCCATTTCGCTGCGGCATTTCATCGTACGGCTATAGCGACAGTGGTGGTAGGGGTCTTCGGGGTTGGATTGAAGTGGTGGGTGAAGCCTTGTCGACTGCATTTCCCGTTTGGGTAGCTTTGGGGTGTCTATTAGGCCTCGTCAGGCCAAGTTCCTTCAACTGGGTCCAACCCAAATGGACA attCTTGGTCTTATCCTCACTATGCTTGGTATGGGCATGACCCTTACCTTTGATGATCTTCGTGGAGCTTTGGCTATGCCTAAGGAATTGGTAGCTGGCTTTGTGCTCCAGTACTCG GTGATGCCTTTATCAGGGTTTTTTGTCAGCAAACTCTTACAATTGCCCTCCCATTATGCAGCTGGCCTGATTTTGGTTGGCTGCTGTCCTGGTG GTACTGCAAGTAATATTGTCACTTATATTGCACG GGGAAATGTGGCTCTCTCCGTGTTAATGACAGCAGCAAGCACCCTATCTGCTGTG GTCATGACTCCATTTCTCACAGCCAAACTTGCTGGGCAATTTGTTGCAGTAGATGCAGTAGGCCTTCTTATGTCCACACTACAG GTTGTGCTTCTTCCTGTATTGGGTGGTGCATTTCTTAATCAGTACTTCCAAAGGCTGGTTAAATTTGTTTCTCCTGTGATGCCCACCATTGCTGTTGTAACTGTAGCTGTTCTATGTGGGAATGCAATTGCCCAGAATGCTTCTGCAATTCTTATGTCTGGTCGACAAGTGGTGTTAGCTGCAGCCCTTCTTCATGCATCAGGATTCTTCTTCGGTTACATTCTTTCCAGAATCCTGGGGCTTGATGTGTCATCCTCTCGCACCATCTCTATTGAAGTTGGCATGCAG AACTCGGTACTTGGAGTAGTTCTTGCTACTCAGCACTTTGGAAATCCACTGACAGCTGTACCATGTGCTGTCTCCAGCGTCTGTCATTCAGTCTTTGGAAGTGTCTTAGCAGGAATTTGGAGACGTTCCCCGCCTGTCAAAGTGCAGGACTGA
- the LOC117908436 gene encoding probable sodium/metabolite cotransporter BASS1, chloroplastic, protein MQSSLSFPHARRGLNFAPKPNPRTTHPPFPKSPLLFFSNPTNSSSSSHQLRLTSLSQPHPPRNEPLFTTPAESISTRRRTRLVSFVAPLHSRIPLNGKSHGSRSFRGWIEVVGEALSTAFPVWVALGCLLGLIRPSSFNWVQPKWTVLGITVTMLGMGMTLTFDDLCKALAMPKELLAGFVLQYTVMPLLGFAVSKLLKLPSYYAAGLILVGCCPCGTSSNIVTYIARGNVALSVLMTAASTLSAVAITPFLTAKLAGQFVAVDAVGLLVSTLQVVLLPVLGGAFLNQYFQGLVKLVSPVMPTIAVVTVATLCGKAIAQSASAILASGQQVVLAAALLHTLGFFFGYILSRMLGLDVSSSRSISFEVGVKNSVLGVVLASQHLGNPLTAVPCAISSVCSSIFGSVLAGIWRHTPPIKMNP, encoded by the exons ATGCAGTCTTCACTCTCATTTCCTCATGCAAGAAGAGGTTTGAACTTTGCGCCCAAACCAAATCCCAGAACAACCCATCCACCATTTCCCAAATCGCCACTCCTTTTCTTCTCCAATCCCACcaattcttcatcatcttcacaTCAACTCAGGCTCACATCACTGTCTCAACCACACCCACCAAGAAATGAACCCCTTTTCACAACACCCGCTGAGTCCATTTCAACAAGAAGACGCACCAGGCTGGTCTCTTTTGTTGCTCCACTTCACAGTAGAATTCCATTGAATGGAAAATCCCATGGGAGTAGGAGCTTCCGGGGTTGGATTGAAGTGGTTGGGGAAGCTTTGTCTACTGCATTTCCTGTATGGGTGGCACTGGGGTGCCTGCTAGGCCTCATCAGGCCAAGTTCCTTCAACTGGGTTCAACCCAAATGGACTGTTCTTGGCATCACTGTCACCATGCTTGGCATGGGCATGACCCTTACCTTTGATGATCTTTGCAAAGCCTTGGCCATGCCTAAGGAATTGCTAGCTGGTTTTGTTCTCCAGTACACG GTGATGCCATTGTTGGGATTTGCCGTCAGCAAGCTCTTGAAGTTGCCCTCCTATTATGCAGCTGGCCTAATACTGGTTGGCTGCTGCCCTTGCG GAACTTCAAGTAACATCGTCACATACATTGCACG GGGAAATGTGGCTCTTTCAGTGCTAATGACAGCAGCGAGCACTCTATCTGCTGTG GCCATCACCCCATTTCTCACTGCCAAACTTGCTGGACAATTTGTTGCAGTAGATGCAGTAGGCCTTCTTGTTTCCACACTGCAG GTTGTGCTTCTTCCTGTTTTGGGTGGTGCGTTCCTTAACCAGTATTTCCAAGGCCTGGTGAAGCTTGTTTCCCCTGTGATGCCAACTATTGCTGTGGTAACAGTAGCTACTCTATGTGGTAAAGCTATTGCCCAGAGTGCTTCTGCAATCCTTGCTTCTGGGCAACAAGTGGTGCTAGCTGCAGCTCTACTTCACACTTTAGGATTCTTCTTCGGTTATATCCTTTCCAGAATGCTTGGGCTTGATGTGTCATCCTCGCGCTCCATCTCTTTTGAAGTCGGCGTAAAG AACTCAGTGCTTGGAGTAGTTCTTGCTAGTCAGCACTTGGGAAATCCATTGACTGCTGTACCATGTGCCATTTCGAGCGTCTGCAGCTCAATCTTTGGAAGTGTCTTAGCAGGAATTTGGAGGCACACGCCGCCCATCAAAATGAACCCATAA